Proteins from a single region of Streptomyces spectabilis:
- a CDS encoding GlxA family transcriptional regulator: protein MLAVGVVAEVFAPHGEGLPAFDFALCADRPGPVTTDVGVPVTVAHGLDRLARADLLIALPSAGFRTPPGPAVLDALTAAHERGALVAAHCVGAFALAAAGLLDGRRATTHWRFAELLARRHPDVSVESDSLYVDEGHIVTGAGAAAGFDMCLHLLRREHGAATANAVARDMVLPSHRDGGQAQYLAAPVPEDARDERLADVLAWARAHLHEPLPVAELARRATMSKRSFARRFTAATGTTPHAWLRNLRLSAAEELLETTDLPIEEIARRVGYGSAAVLREQFVRRRGVPPRSYRRSFTGAP from the coding sequence ATGCTCGCCGTCGGCGTCGTCGCCGAGGTGTTCGCCCCGCACGGCGAGGGCCTGCCCGCCTTCGACTTCGCGCTCTGCGCCGACCGTCCAGGCCCGGTCACCACCGACGTCGGAGTACCGGTCACCGTCGCGCACGGCCTGGACCGGCTCGCCCGCGCCGACCTCCTCATCGCCCTGCCCTCGGCGGGATTCCGGACACCGCCCGGCCCGGCCGTGCTCGACGCGCTGACGGCCGCCCACGAGCGCGGCGCCCTTGTCGCGGCCCACTGCGTCGGCGCGTTCGCGCTCGCGGCGGCCGGTCTGCTCGACGGGCGGCGGGCCACCACGCACTGGCGGTTCGCCGAACTCCTCGCCCGCCGCCACCCGGACGTCAGCGTCGAGTCCGACTCCCTCTACGTCGACGAGGGGCACATCGTCACGGGCGCGGGAGCGGCCGCGGGCTTCGACATGTGCCTCCACCTGCTGCGCCGCGAGCACGGCGCGGCGACGGCCAACGCCGTCGCCCGTGACATGGTGCTGCCCTCGCACCGCGACGGCGGGCAGGCCCAGTACCTCGCCGCGCCCGTCCCCGAGGACGCCCGGGACGAGCGGCTCGCCGACGTCCTCGCCTGGGCCCGCGCCCATCTCCACGAGCCGCTCCCCGTCGCGGAGTTGGCCCGGCGCGCCACGATGAGCAAGCGCTCCTTCGCCCGGCGCTTCACCGCCGCCACCGGCACGACGCCGCACGCCTGGCTGCGGAACCTGCGTCTGAGCGCCGCCGAGGAGCTCCTGGAGACCACGGACCTGCCCATCGAGGAGATCGCCCGCCGCGTCGGGTACGGCAGCGCCGCCGTGCTGCGCGAGCAGTTCGTACGCCGCCGGGGCGTGCCGCCCCGCTCCTACCGCCGCTCGTTCACCGGCGCGCCGTAG
- a CDS encoding MBL fold metallo-hydrolase codes for MTAAPLGRSADYTILTTGYVGSTGPGVAATVSYVADAGRHFVFDPGMVASTDDILGPLAERGLGPDDITDVVLSHHHPDNVLNAGLFRRARVHDHQVEYLGDQWRNRDAEGYELTPSLRLIRTPGHSREDITLLAGTADGVVAFAGDLWWHAAGPADDPVAPDRDVLRASRRRVMAVADLIVPGHGAPFVPDATTPL; via the coding sequence ATGACAGCCGCACCGCTCGGCCGCAGCGCCGACTACACGATCCTGACCACCGGCTACGTGGGCTCCACCGGCCCCGGTGTCGCCGCGACCGTCTCCTACGTCGCCGACGCGGGCCGCCACTTCGTCTTCGACCCCGGCATGGTCGCGAGCACCGACGACATCCTCGGCCCGCTCGCCGAACGGGGGCTCGGCCCCGACGACATCACCGACGTGGTGCTCAGCCACCACCACCCGGACAACGTCCTGAACGCGGGCCTGTTCCGCCGGGCCCGGGTCCACGACCACCAGGTGGAGTACCTCGGCGACCAGTGGCGCAATCGCGACGCCGAGGGCTACGAACTCACCCCGTCACTGCGGCTGATCCGCACCCCCGGGCACAGCCGCGAGGACATCACGCTCCTCGCGGGCACGGCCGACGGCGTGGTGGCCTTCGCCGGTGACCTGTGGTGGCACGCGGCGGGCCCGGCGGACGACCCCGTCGCCCCCGACCGCGACGTCCTGCGTGCCTCCCGGCGCCGGGTCATGGCCGTGGCGGACCTGATCGTGCCCGGACACGGCGCCCCTTTCGTGCCGGACGCAACAACTCCGCTTTAA
- a CDS encoding acyl carrier protein has product MSAADVEQAAVTWLRTELDDPEISGSDNFLDIGGHSLTFSKLNAFLGDSFGIVLDMKTTYDGTLAAALTAAQPIDNTAPTSK; this is encoded by the coding sequence GTGAGTGCAGCGGATGTGGAGCAGGCGGCTGTGACGTGGCTGCGCACCGAGTTGGACGACCCGGAGATCAGCGGCTCCGACAACTTCCTCGACATCGGCGGCCACTCGCTGACCTTCTCGAAGCTGAACGCCTTCCTCGGGGACTCGTTCGGCATCGTCCTCGACATGAAGACGACGTACGACGGGACCCTGGCCGCGGCGCTCACTGCCGCGCAGCCGATCGACAACACCGCGCCGACCAGTAAGTAA
- a CDS encoding chlorinating enzyme produces MTSSPVRTEFSLSEDELAFFRKNGYIGPITIYTPEEMDQMWKTIQRETLDRSHAAYPEVDKGVGAPNIFNYDRHLDVDLLARHVMNQRITDRVASILGPDLLCWRSEFFPKYPGDEGTDWHQADTFANASGKPQLLWPGESEESFGAGTLTVWTAFTESTRENGCLQVIPGTQHQMNYDETKQMDYNEGRINSEVKDGVPRGFFGYDYRQLQKDPNWKPNEEDAVAFEMEKGQCIIFWSTLMHASLPNISTGKNYRMGFATRYVPTAVQIYPGTDHIEEYGGNISLDKWSAVLARGRDEFGHNKIATETLRGTKYLPA; encoded by the coding sequence ATGACCAGCAGCCCCGTGCGTACGGAGTTCTCGCTGTCGGAGGACGAGCTCGCGTTCTTCCGCAAGAACGGCTACATCGGTCCGATCACCATCTACACGCCCGAAGAGATGGACCAGATGTGGAAGACCATCCAGCGCGAGACGCTGGACCGGTCGCACGCCGCGTACCCGGAGGTGGACAAGGGCGTCGGTGCCCCGAACATCTTCAACTACGACCGGCACCTGGACGTCGACCTGCTGGCCCGGCACGTCATGAACCAGCGGATCACCGACCGCGTGGCCTCGATCCTCGGCCCGGACCTGCTGTGCTGGCGTTCGGAGTTCTTCCCGAAGTACCCCGGTGACGAGGGCACCGACTGGCACCAGGCGGACACCTTCGCCAACGCCAGCGGCAAGCCGCAGCTGCTGTGGCCCGGTGAGTCCGAGGAGTCGTTCGGCGCCGGCACGCTCACCGTGTGGACCGCGTTCACCGAGTCCACCCGCGAGAACGGGTGTCTGCAGGTCATCCCCGGCACGCAGCACCAGATGAACTACGACGAGACCAAGCAGATGGACTACAACGAGGGGCGCATCAACTCCGAGGTCAAGGACGGCGTCCCGCGCGGCTTCTTCGGCTACGACTACCGCCAGCTCCAGAAGGACCCGAACTGGAAGCCCAACGAGGAGGACGCGGTCGCCTTCGAGATGGAGAAGGGCCAGTGCATCATCTTCTGGTCCACGCTGATGCACGCCTCGCTGCCGAACATCTCCACCGGCAAGAACTACCGCATGGGCTTCGCCACCCGCTACGTGCCCACCGCGGTGCAGATCTACCCCGGCACCGACCACATCGAGGAGTACGGCGGGAACATCTCGCTGGACAAGTGGTCGGCCGTACTGGCCCGTGGCCGTGACGAGTTCGGCCACAACAAGATCGCCACGGAGACGCTGCGCGGCACGAAGTACCTGCCCGCGTAA